A genome region from Engraulis encrasicolus isolate BLACKSEA-1 chromosome 6, IST_EnEncr_1.0, whole genome shotgun sequence includes the following:
- the LOC134450559 gene encoding piggyBac transposable element-derived protein 4-like translates to MRSPLQRWKNVDEPDDGVPPPLRFNPRRTPGVQPPIHLGIPSPGEIFSFFYDLPVLRLLCEYTNKNAEQNQQAGKKFVWNKIHPAEMKHFLGLLVYMSVLELPKISDYWRQATIFRVPFPATVMARDRFLAILSNIHMSDPEKTAEEERKRGTEQYDHLHKVRPLMDLVKTQCKAIYHPRQHIAVDERMVATKARINLKQYMKNKPTKWGLKFFVLADTNGYTVDFMLYSGKSRMATGKGLSFDAVNMLVDKNYLGSGYIVYTDNFYTSPLLYRHLSQQGFGACGTYRQGRVGVPTTQENALTKRSPRGSIRWLRDGGLLFVKWMDTREVSLCSTIHPVYNGETVQRWQKTGDEHHRITIPRPTAVGEYNKYMGGVDTSDQMIGTNSVHRKTRRWPMTVFQHLLDVAVTNSYILHKSQSTNMQARLLTRQQFQEELAAHLLGVTLKTGQPNPPPPPTRQHLPVPCSSGHTKDQRASMGRRRCKLCSRNTPWKCDVCDVGLCLVLDRNCFWQYHQSQ, encoded by the exons atgcgcTCGCCACTCCAAAGATGGAAGAATGTGGACGAGCCTGATGACGGTGTCCCTCCCCCACTCCGATTCAACCCAAGGCGCACTCCAGGTGTCCAGCCTCCAATACACCTGGGGATCCCCTCTCCGGGTgaaattttttcttttttttatgatttGCCAGTCCTGAGGCTCCTCTGTGAATACACCAACAAAAACGCAGAGCAAAACCAGCAGGCCGGAAAGAAGTTCGTCTGGAATAAGATCCATCCGGCGGAAATGAAGCACTTCCTTGGTCTGCTGGTTTACATGTCAGTGTTGGAGCTCCCCAAAATTAGCGACTACTGGCGCCAGGCAACCATTTTTCGTGTCCCCTTCCCGGCCACCGTCATGGCCCGCGACCGTTTTTTAGCCATACTGTCCAACATCCACATGAGTGACCCTGAAAAAacagctgaagaggagaggaagagggggacggAGCAGTACGACCATCTACATAAGGTTAGACCCCTGATGGACTTGGTCAAGACCCAATGTAAAGCCATCTATCACCCGAGGCAGCACATTGCGGTGGACGAAAGGATGGTGGCGACCAAGGCAAGAATAAATTTGAAGCAATATATGAAGAACAAGCCAACCAAATGGGGTCTAAAGTTCTTCGTCCTAGCCGACACCAATGGTTACACTGTGGACTTCATGCTGTATTCGGGCAAGAGTAGGATGGCGACGGGAAAGGGGCTGTCTTTTGACGCTGTCAACATGTTGGTGGACAAAAACTACCTGGGAAGTGGATATATTGTCTATACAGACAATTTTTACACAAGCCCCCTGCTGTACCGCCACCTGAGCCAGCAGGGATTCGGGGCTTGTGGAACTTACAG GCAGGGAAGAGTAGGTGTCCCCACCACGCAGGAGAACGCACTGACGAAGCGGTCCCCAAGAGGCAGCATCAGGTGGCTCAGGGACGGGGGTCTCCTCTTTGTGAAGTGGATGGATACAAGAGAGGTCTCCCTTTGCTCCACCATCCACCCAGTCTACAATGGGGAAACTGTGCAGCGCTGGCAGAAGACAG GTGATGAGCATCATCGCATCACCATTCCCCGCCCGACCGCAGTTGGGGAGTACAACAAATACATGGGAGGAGTCGACACGTCGGACCAGATGATCGGGACCAACTCCGTCCATCGCAAGACCCGAAGATGGCCCATGACGGTCTTCCAGCATCTGCTCGACGTTGCCGTCACAAACTCCTACATCCTGCACAAGAGCCAGTCCACCAACATGCAGGCGAGGCTGCTGACTAGGCAGCAGTTTCAGGAGGAACTGGCGGCACACCTCCTTGGGGTGACCTTGAAAACAGGCCAGCCcaatcccccacctccacctaccCGCCAGCACCTGCCTGTTCCCTGCAGCAGTGGACACACCAAGGACCAGAGAGCCAGCATGGGGAGGCGCCGCTGCAAGCTGTGTTCTAGGAATACACCCTGGAAGTGCGACGTATGTGATGTGGGCCTGTGTCTCGTCCTTGACAGGAACTGCTTCTGGCAATACCACCAgagccagtag